Within Primulina tabacum isolate GXHZ01 chromosome 5, ASM2559414v2, whole genome shotgun sequence, the genomic segment actaaattaattttttacacaAATAATGTCAAATCATGTTATGTATTTTCTCCCAAATCTATTTTCCTGCCAACTTACCTTTTTATCACAAGCCCAAATAATAATTATCATGTCTTTTCTGAAACGatatcacaaatttttatctgtgaaacgagttaatcataccgatattcacaataaaaataatgtttttagcataaaaaaataatatttttcataaacagaatacaacgtatgaaaatatctTATACAAACTTTTGCTAATAATAAATTGGGCAGGTataaagtgataaaaaaaaattgtgagacAATCACCCTCTTATCCGTTAAACGAAACGTGTCCTAGGTAAAAAGACAACATTATCCTCATCCATGATCTTGTATCTTCTTCAATCCAATCCCCTCTTCAAACCCTAGACGATAAGGCTGTTGTGGATTTGGGGCAGTAATCGCAAGAAAAATGGCAGGGATCAACAACAGTAATGAGCCCAGTACTGCGCCGCAAGCCGATCGATGGTACAATCTGACACTGGGCTCCTCCTTGAAGGATCCTCATCACTCCTCAAAGTTCTGCACTCTTCGCTGTATGTGTTTACTGGCTTGATTCAACCATTTATTAATGTTTTCCCTTTACGCAAGTTTCATTTTTTAAGTTACATTGTTCTTTGCTGACATGTTGGTAAGATGAAAATTATTCCCTACTGGTTCTGATGTTGTATTGAGGTTCCTTGCTTAATACTGAGTTttctctttttaaaaaaaaaaaatattgtgtaTCTCAGATGAATTCAAGCCAGCTTCAATTGATAAAAACCAGCGTGGCACGTTGCATAAGAGCAAGGATAACAAGGTTACAGTTGAGTTTCAGAATAATCAACCGGGGAAACCCAAGGTGACATTTGAGGGTATAAGCGAGGATTACAAGGAAAATGATGCCGTTCTTTTCTTTGATGGTGAATCCTTCAGATTGGAGCGGTTGCACAGGGCCGTTAAGCGTTTGAGGCATAACCGGATGCAGGGTGAATCCACAGCCACTTTAGCTGCATCAGCTGGACTTTCTGATGCAAGTCCACCACCTGTTGGGAAAGGGGTGAAGCATCAACCCACGTTTAAAGATGCCATTCATGCAATGCCGGTGCGTGCTCTCTCGTAACTCTTCTGTTGATTGTTTTGTCATATGAATATTATGGTTCAGTTTTGAGATTTGAAATGGCTGTAGTGCACTGTCTTCTCACTAGGAAAACTTTACTTTAAATATCCCAGTTGGATGGTTCCTTTATTATCTATAAAAGTGGTTTTAAAAGGAAGGTTTGTATTTTGATTCTGAACGATGTGTTGTGATGACTGAAAATGTTTGTTGATGTTGAAATCGACTGaaactttttatttatataattgtgCAGGTTGAAGTGGAACGAATTGATATTGGGGACTTCAAGAACTCAGGCATGTTTTTGTTACTCCAGAATTTGTGGACAGAGTATGGTCGTGATTCCCGCCTATCACTAACCAACGGGAAAAGCCATATGGTTGATTGATCCTATAGTTGAGGGGTGCATAAAAATATGCTTTATGTTCGAATGATCAAATTATCCTTCtagaattaataaaaatatatatgctTTTCCTGGTTTTTAAGGAAATTCACATGACTTCGCTcacaaaatatgaaaaacagCAAAATATTTATGTCTCCCTCCTTACATGGATGAGATGGACTGTGtttgtatatattatttcgGGAGATGTTTAGGTGTGGCAAACGTAATTTTTTCATTGCTTGGCTATGATTTGGTCTTTAATGTTATTTCTGCAACTTTATTATGTGATAATCCTTCCTGATGAGTCTATCAATTGTACTCTTTCGAGGAAGCTTAAGATTATAATTTCATGAAAGTAGCACTATATTTCCTTTTTATGAGGTTAGACATCCTCTTTTGTTTTCCAAATCGTGTTTTATCAATGTGAAATCCAATCGCCGTGTGCGGGGATGATCTTCGTAAATTGGTGAAGTTGAGGATATTCGTCATCCGGTGGTGATGTTTTTTGCTGTTGTTGAACCAGATACAAAACCAAGACAAGAAAGCCTGTTGATTATCCTGCATCCCAAGCAAAGCCTCCAAATCCATCACCGGACCATGAGAATGAGGATGACCTGGAGGAGCAGTTGGATATAATGAATGCTGATGAGGACTATGATgataatgcagcagctgatcgtGGCGCTATTGGTGTAAAAGAGTATAACACTGGCATTGATATCAATATACCGATTGATACAGATGATGAGATTGCCGATGTTGATGTCAGTGACGATGAAGCGGATAAGGGTCCGAATGCTGCTGAAGCACTGAGAGCACAGGTCAATGCAGAAGAAAGAAAAAGCCAGACTTCTAGCTCAAGTGGCAGTAGCGGAAGTGAGAGCAGTGGCAGTGGGAGTGGTAGTGGGAGTGGGAGCGGGAGCGgaagtggaagcagtagtagcgACAGTGAAAGTAGCGACGGTGATTCTGTAACTTCCATTTGAAAGCTTAAGTTGGTCGGGAACGAGGCAAAGACTAAAATATTGAGAGCAATCTTGCTatatttttggtttttttaaGCTGTTTCCGATTCTGATGGAGTAATGTTTATTGACTTGATTTTATGGAGCCCTTTGCTTTCTGTCACTCCTACACAAAGATGCATGTAAACTACACTCCATTCcaaatgaatttataaaataactTGTATTGCATATACTATTGAAGCTTTTACATGCATTCTTTTGTACTACTCTCTACCGCAACATAATCACCAAAGCGATTAGTgtgcaaataattatttatgtccAACATGTCAttgcattttaaattattataattcaaTTCATTATTAAATAATCGGAAAGATATTTTGTTTAAACTTATTCTAATTTTAGATCGTCGATTACTTTGTATTCAAGTAACACTGTCTTTAACAGAAACTTTAGATAAACTTCGCGAGTTAAGTAATGTTACAATTGAAGGCTGGATATGCAAATACCTCGCTTTACAATAGGtcccttttaattttttttcctaaccGAGATTAAGAACTATTATCGATCGTGTGCCAAAGGACCAagtatttttatgcataaatatcttttatctgtttttataaatgatgaaaAAAATGATTGATATTGGTACGATGTCCACTTAAATGAGATACGTGAGTATTATTTGGCAAATATGTGAAGCGTCATATTCGATAAATGTTCTCGTTGTATTGACACAGATCTTTCCAGTGTGTTTATATCAACAGttgataatatattttcattcaATATCTAATAGTTGGTAATGCACTAAACAACTGCGAATTAATAGAGAGATTATATGGAAATTGTGTTTTAAAAGTTAAATAAGACTTATATACTCTTTGCTTGCACCTACAAATTTGGACGCAATCGTGGATGAAGTAAAATATCGTAGTATTGGCCTGTGGTACATTAATTGGGTTAGAGAAGCGATGGATGGCCGTAGATTGTAATTAAGCCTCATAATCTAATTTTATGGGCATATATTTTTATGCCAATAGAATAAATATTCGAGGCTTGTCAAAaccctttttttttcaaattaaacaCATGCAATATTCAtagcaaaataaaaattatcaataataatgataatgataaAACAAATTAATTTGGAAGAAGATTTCCATTAGAATCATACAAAATCTTTCCCGAGAAATCCAGAGGCCGACACTTTTCTCCTTTGATGATGGTCTTCTTCCAAACGACGTCATCTCCGTCGTCTCCCTCAAAATCCTGATCATGGCCATAGCTggggtcttcttcttcttcctcacCTTGATCGTCCTGCACTTTTCTCCAAGAAACCATTTTCGCCATCAGCAGAGCTTTGCTGCTTAATCCGCTGTGTAGCTTTCGAATCACATGCTTCTTTTCACCTCCCAGTCTCacagttttcttctcttttccGTGAGAGCCACACAGAAAAGTTACAACGGAAAACACAGAAAGAACTGCTGCTAAAAACATCAAGAAGGTGACTGATCCTGGTAATAATAAATGGATTTTCTGTGTTAGTACAAGTGGCAAAGGTCTTGCCATGATTAGAGATGGGCAGATCACAGAAGAAGAGGCGTCGGCCGTGGTGGTGGAGGATGAAGCAAAGTGATTAAGGTTGTGTTGAGAAATTGTGAAGTTAAATATATATAGTTGGAGCACTTAGTAAAGTAAAGGCAGCCAACTATTAAAATAACATTGAATGGGTTTATAGTGGACCATTCAATTAGTGAAATATCATGCATTATCATTtcgataattttatttattatttttttaaaacttttaaaattcctATTCTGACATATCATTTCAGTTATCCATGTTTAATATATTCCAattactttttaaaaatattaagaaaagatgagtaaatattctttaaattttttagtGAAGAAAAAGTGATCGATCATATGTGTATCGTGTTATCATTCATAACATGAAAAAGAAGTAAATCTCTCTGATTAGTCTATCTTTTTAACTAATATCTTATTGATCACGAGaaattaatattaagaaaatataCTTAACTTTAACTACTAGCGAAGTTAATTTATTCcgtataaataattattttcgttGGGTTGAATTCTAAGACAAAGTTTGGTCGAcccaaaatgatttttagtttattttttattttgagaatCTGTATTTGCTATTTTCAACGTGCATTAGTCTTCTACGTGTTTAAATAGTTCACAAGAATTCAAGAATGCTACTATCATATATAGCTGGTATGTACCAAGAATGATatgggaaaaaaaaatataataaaattaaaaatatatatttagtcTTCATATTACATCACCTTTTTCGGATTATCTCGTCTTTCGctttcctttttattttttattttttttgtctgCTCCTAATTTATCATGATTTGGCGTTTGTTCTCATATAGATTTATGATTAATTTATAAATGTATTTGGAATACATGCCCTaatgtttcattttttttaaaaaaaaattgattttttgacTAGACTAGATTATCGTGTTTTACCAGTTATCAAAAGTGCAGTCGATCGATTGACTTAAAGTCAACTATAAAAGCCAAATTGGAAGTGTTATTATCTATGGAAGTTGTTAAGTGGTCTATACGCCTAACTGTTGAAGGCGATCTTGGAAGGTACGAAAGGGAGAATTATAGTACTATTTccttttaatataaatatatcctactttttaaaatattaatgtgtttAAATCcattaaatgaaatataaatatcaccaatatatatatatatatatatataatatatattgaaaatcACATTCGAACAATAGTATATAAACTTCTCTTGACGTTTTTCTCGGTAATCTCATTACGATTCCAACCGAAAAACAAGGGGCCACCTAATTTGCACGAATACAAATACGTAACACTACGGATACGACATACAATAATTATCGAAAATTATAAAGAATGATAAAGTTGTCTCACAtttatatacaatataatgaaattcgaaattttaaatatatatcatattattaatgAATTGAAACGAAATATTTAGATATATCAGTTTActatattcatattttatatttttagttattGTCTTCGGTGAAAATAAATTGATAAGTTCCAGGATACAATAATATCTTCTGCATTTTCTTAATAATGgatacttttatttaattttatgaagTGAGTATTTTAATGAAAGTCCATAATATATGCTAATGATCTAAGAGTTAAAATTTCATCGTGAAGAAAAGTACTCCGGAAAAATCGCGATTAATATGGGTACttgagaaatatatatataggggTGAAACTCACAAGGGGGGCATACTGCATCGTGTTATTTCTCGACATGGTCACGGTTGAAAAGTTCGCCCAATTAGTATTACTTCCTCTTTTATATTTTTCCCAACAAGCAAAAGTAAATAAACATGACAACATTTACCAGTCACCCGGCATCGATAATGAATGCCCGGACTAGCATCTGTGCTATTACTACAAAGCAAATTATTTGCTTTCCCTTTTGAGAGAAAGGGCAATAATCCATGCTCACTCACATCTGATGGAATTTCAATCAAGGGGAGTGCAAACCATCGAGGCTCTTCGTTGTAAATGTCTTAAGCTCTGCTCCATACTAACTTGCACCATCTCAGCAAGCATCTGTTTCGCCTTTTCTGATTGATCCTCCTCACTAATCTGAGATATGATGTTGCACACTATGTTCTCTAGTGTATCCGGTTCAAGATTAGATCTTGGATAAGGGTTCTCTCTCAGCAGTCGCAAAAGAATCTGGGCTTTTGATTGAGATTTAGGCGTCCCTTGAACAGTGAGCTCAAGAAGTCCTGGTATCGCACCCTCCTTCAGAATCGGCTCTCTGTACTTTGACCTATCGCTTTCGCacattgtcagaagcgcaccaACTGCATGCTCGCGGCTTTGAGGTAACCCGCTCTCGAGCACTTCAACTACTGCAAGTATTCCACCTTCTTCGCATGTTAATGCCCTTCTTCCCTCATCAAAACTCACCAAGGATTCGATCAGAGCGGTGCACTTCTCCGCTGTTTTGGAAGATTCCTTGCAAGTTTTGAGCACTTCAACTAAGGAAGGAATCGGTTGTTCTTCAAGAATCAAACTTAGATTTTGTTGATGAGTTGATAGATTGTAAAGCACCATTATAGCATCGGATCTAACTTGTGGACCGCCTTCTCTTATGGTTTCCACAAGGTGAGGGATGGCACCGGAAGAGCTGATTATTGGCTTGTTTACAGATGAGGCAGAAAGAGTAATCATAGCAGCAGCTGCATGTTCCTGCAAAGTCAGATTCTCCGAGTGAAGGAAGCAGATAATTGGTTTTAAGGCCCCGGCACGCGGTAGGTTAGACTTGAAAAGATCAGCATCGACAATTTCTGTTCTATAAAATAGGAGCAGTTATTTCTTCGAAACAAACTTTTGGTTAACACGACAACTATGATTCATGAATCTTCTTCAATGAACATGGCATGGAAACAGAAGAATATAACAGGACACTGGTTGTGACTGTCTGGGTGGAAAAAATTTCGACTTTGGTTGCATACATTTTGTAAGTTAACAACTCGCACTTTAACCCAAAgtgaactttttttttttttaaatttgatacACACTGAAAATGAAATTTTGGTTATTGGTAGAAGggcataaaaacaaaaagagaAAAACTAAATTTAAAATGTTGTCCTTGTGAAAAAGTCCTCGTAAATCTAGAAGAAAAACCACAGCATGTTCTGTGTGGTCTGTTTCCAACATGACACGAAACGGCTTGTTGATCATTTGTACTGGTACATTTGGACCAGAACTATTCTTAAAGAAAGAGCCCTTCGAGGAATATCCTATTATAATATTGTTTAGCCTTcaatcgaatttttttttttaaaaaaaaaaactctcatCGTTATTAATTTTTTGCCAGCACTGATCAAAGAGAACAATAAAATATCTTATCCGGGAACAGGGTACCGAATAAAGTGTGAACTTAAAGGTAGCAATTGAGCCCTTCTGAGAAGTGTTCATATTGCTTAATCTTCGATAAGTATTAAATATTTGCCAGCACCAGTCACAGAGAACaataaaaaatcttttaaaataaaccatTAACCAATCAACATGATCAAACTCCAGGAACAAGATGACAATCTACTGACAGAGTACCAAAGAAGAGCGAAATTAAAGATTATCAAAGAAAAGATAGGGGTCCGTTGAACAGATACCTAATTCCGAACATAAGAAAGCTAGGAATATGGAACAATTAATCGAATTCAAAATCTTGATATCAACTACATTCCAAAAAACAATCTTGATATCGACTTCAATTTCAAAACCAGAGCAGCCAAAGGCAGCACACTTCAAGATCAATTACAATAAGCAGCATGTATTTGCTCTTACATTTCATCTTTGACGGCGAGGTTAAGCAATGCGGCGAGGGCTGCCTCTTTAAATTCAGCTGAGTCACAGCTGAGCATGTCGACAAGCGGCTCCACTGCACCAGATAAAACACGGCGGCACCGCTGCGATGTCTTCGTCAACCTTCGAATCTCCTTCGCCGCCAGCAGCCGCAACTCCGGGTCGTCGGATTGAACTAGGAGAAGCGCCTGATTGACGGGGGATGACGATAAAGAAGACAACGGCGAATTCGCAGTTTCAGAATCAGCCTTGATCTCATGTTTGCTTTCTTTCTAGCTGTGGGTTTTGGAGAGAGAAAGAGTTCGAAGAAGATTTGGAGACGAGAGAAGCGTAGGCGTTGAGAAATGGCGCGGAGGCGTTAAGCAACGGTTGCAGGGGTGGTGGGGTTGGTTAGATTAGGGTGGAGGCTTTTTCAACGGCTTCTTTTGTGGTCTGGGCCAGTGTGGGTTGGTAGTTAAGTTCGGTTACTTTAATGTCTAATTCCTTGAGCTTGCGTTTGATGTAAGGATTTCAAAtacataaattttaattatattttcgtTATTCAGAGAAATAATATTATAGACTTTAAAtctatatattatatgtttatataaaatttgttaattaaaaaataatccaGATTCCCACTAAAACAATATGGTGAAAGATCAACAACTTTCAGATTATGGTTAGAATGAtgaattcaatttattttttttatttgaatcaaaaaattcaagtaaaattttaattcattttatatcaaattaaatagTTTTAATAGTATTTGATGTGAATTTCAAGTACACTATAAAACAAGTGAATAGTTTTAATAAGTTTTAATAATATTCCTCCTATTCATTTGATAAAAATTCTTCTTCTTGAAGTTATCCTATAATTCTAACATTCATCTCAATATCTGCATCTCCATAA encodes:
- the LOC142546616 gene encoding LOW QUALITY PROTEIN: uncharacterized protein LOC142546616 (The sequence of the model RefSeq protein was modified relative to this genomic sequence to represent the inferred CDS: inserted 1 base in 1 codon), which translates into the protein MAGINNSNEPSTAPQADRWYNLTLGSSLKDPHHSSKFCTLRYEFKPASIDKNQRGTLHKSKDNKVTVEFQNNQPGKPKVTFEGISEDYKENDAVLFFDGESFRLERLHRAVKRLRHNRMQGESTATLAASAGLSDASPPPVGKGVKHQPTFKDAIHAMPVEVERIDIGDFKNSDTKPRQESXVDYPASQAKPPNPSPDHENEDDLEEQLDIMNADEDYDDNAAADRGAIGVKEYNTGIDINIPIDTDDEIADVDVSDDEADKGPNAAEALRAQVNAEERKSQTSSSSGSSGSESSGSGSGSGSGSGSGSGSSSSDSESSDGDSVTSI
- the LOC142544127 gene encoding U-box domain-containing protein 17-like, which gives rise to MLKESKHEIKADSETANSPLSSLSSSPVNQALLLVQSDDPELRLLAAKEIRRLTKTSQRCRRVLSGAVEPLVDMLSCDSAEFKEAALAALLNLAVKDEITEIVDADLFKSNLPRAGALKPIICFLHSENLTLQEHAAAAMITLSASSVNKPIISSSGAIPHLVETIREGGPQVRSDAIMVLYNLSTHQQNLSLILEEQPIPSLVEVLKTCKESSKTAEKCTALIESLVSFDEGRRALTCEEGGILAVVEVLESGLPQSREHAVGALLTMCESDRSKYREPILKEGAIPGLLELTVQGTPKSQSKAQILLRLLRENPYPRSNLEPDTLENIVCNIISQISEEDQSEKAKQMLAEMVQVSMEQSLRHLQRRASMVCTPLD